From the Candidatus Neomarinimicrobiota bacterium genome, the window CTTTCGGCTTGGAAGGCGATATAGCCACTGTTTAGTATTTTATCATTCCTGGCCAGTTTTTTAGCGTCAGGGTCATTTTCGTCAAGCTGAGGTTCAGTATACTCTAATACGATCTCCCCGTTAACCTTGTGTTTGATCCCGGTGCTGCCCCTGACTTCCACTTCTATCTTTACCCACTGGTCACCGTG encodes:
- a CDS encoding DUF1080 domain-containing protein, which codes for HGDQWVKIEVEVRGSTGIKHKVNGEIVLEYTEPQLDENDPDAKKLARNDKILNSGYIAFQAESHPVEFRKIEILPLSQ